DNA sequence from the Deltaproteobacteria bacterium RIFCSPHIGHO2_02_FULL_44_16 genome:
CAATGGCAAGAATGCGTGCACTTTTCGGAATTTCATCTCCATGGAGAGAATCTGGATAGCCATTTCCATCAAATCGTTCATGATGATGTTTAATCGCTTCCCGTTCTTTTTCCAAAAAGGGAATATCTTGAAGAATTTCTGCTGCAAAGAGTGGGTGCTGATGAAGAAGCTGTCGTTCTGCAGAACTAATCGGATCTTTTTTTGCAATGAGGTCTGAACTTAAAAGAAGTTTGCCGATATCATGCAAGAGACCAGCGCGATGAATCACTCCAAGCTCTTGAGGAGAGACCCCAATTTTTGCGGCAAGACGTTCTGCAAAGAAAGAGACACGTTCTGCATGTGCCACGAGAAGTTGGCGCTGAAGAGGAATTTCGCTTAAAGCCGTGATCAGCGCATGAAAATATTTTTGCATGGCTTCTTGGCTTATTTTTTGAGCCTCCTCTTTGAGCGAAGAGAGGAGTTGACGGTTTTCGGAGAGCGTTTTTTGACACTGAAGAAGATCGCTGAGGGTGCACAATGAATGAGTTTGATCGCGTCGGGCAATTTTTAAAGCCTCTGTGGATTTCGCAATCAGTTCTTCAATCGTCTCTTTTTGTCCGAGTTCGGCAACACCAATGCTGATCACGAGATGCGCTTCGCCCGAAAATGCAGCGATAATTCGTTTCGATGCGCGAACAGCGGCCTCTTCATCGGATTCAGGGAAAATAACGGCAAAGAGATGATCGCTATAACGAGAGAGAGTGTCGACATCTCGCACCGTTTTTTCAAGGAGCTGCGCTCCTTTCCTCAGAAGTTCTTCACTTTGGTGATGCCCCAGTTTCTTTTTCACTTCTTCAAAGTGTTTGAGTTCAATCATTGCTATTGAAAGGGGACGACGATATCGATTCGCTTTTTTAACTTCTTGCTGCAAGATATCATGAAAATGACGATGATTGAGAAGATGCGTCAGTTCATCTCGAATCGACATTTCTTTCATCCGATGCGCTGTTTTGATGAGTTGCTCATGAAGTTGTTGACGTTCGACGAGATGGTGGATGGCATTCATCATGGCCATAGAACCGAGGTCCTCGACCGTGATCATTTCTCGCCTGCCCGTGATGAACTCGCGATAGGGATGACTTGCCGCAAGGGAAGGGACAATGAGAAGCACCGGCATTTCTGCAAGAAGATCCAAAAGATGTTCCAAGTGTCCGTTGGGAGATGCGAGCGTGTCGATCAGATAGACATCACTTTTTTCCACTTGAAATTCTTCCGCTTTTCCCATGACTTTGAGAGAACTTTGGGGGTACATGTGCTGGAGTGTTTTTCGTATTCCTTCAGCGAGTTCAGGACGTTGGGTGTAAAAGCAAAGATCGGGATTTTTTTGAAATGTCATGGGGTTTCTTAAATATGTTTATAAAGAAAAATCCCTTCAATTGCAATGAGAAAGAATAAAATAATGAGATCTTTCTTTAAGTTTATCCCTCTCCTTTTGTTCGTTGCTCTCCCCCGACCAGTTCAGTCCATTTCCGATAAGAGGGATAAGGTCATTGTGGACCAACTTCTCAAAGGGCAAGAATATCTTTTGCGACGACACTATGATGATGCTCTCCGCATTTTTGCATCCCTCAAAAAAGAATTCCCAAATTCTCCTGCAGGATATTTTGGAGAAATGGCTTCTTTTCAAATCAAAATGTTGGAAACAGAAAGTTTTGAACTTGAAGAAGCTTTTAAAGTTGTATCTAAGCAGGGGGAGAAAGCAGTCGCGTTTGTCATGCAACGTTATCAACCTTCTGCTCAGGAGCTTATGCTTGCAGCATCTTTTTATGGACTTCTTGGATTTGCGCAGGCGCGACATGAACGATGGATCTCTGCTTACTTTCTCGGAACAAAATCCCAACAAATTTTTCGTCGCTTGAAACGTGAGTATCCAAATTTTCACGATGCTGATTTTGGAATCGGAATGTACCTCTATTGGAAAAGTGTTTTTGCGGATCGTCTTCCGTTCATCCCATTTATTTCAGATCGACGGAAGGAAGGAGAAGCGCTTGTCCAGAATGCGCAGAACAAGGGATGGATGACGAGAGAGCTTGCGGGCATTAATCTTGGAACGATTGCTCTTGAAGAGAAACGATATCCAGAAGCGGTGAAAATTTTTTCAGACTTTCTCACACAATATCCTCACAATCTTCTCCTTCGTTCTTTTTTGGGGAGAACCTCTTTGGCGATGCAACAGTATAAAAAAGCTGAAGAGGAATTTCGTAAAACACTTGTCGTCGATGCTTCGTATGCAAAAGGGATCTATTTTGTGGCGATCAGTCTTCTCTTTCAGGAGAAGCCGGCGCTTCTTTCTGAAGCTGAACAGCATCTTCGTCATTTTTTAGAATTGAGAGCGACCGATGAATGGAAATCTTTTGCGCATTATTGGCTCGGAGTCATTGAAGAAAAAAGAGGGGACATGGGAAAAGCAAAAGATGAATATGAAAGGGCGTTAGCCCTGAATCCAAAATTGAAACAGGCAACCTTTCGGATCAGAGGTTTAGGAGGAGGATTGTAAGTGGGAATTACGATTGTCCAAAAAAGTGATCTGCAAAAAAAGAAACCGAAAGCAACCAAGGCGCTTATTCTTGCTGGTGGAGCTGTTACGGGTGGCTCGTTTAAAGCGGGTGGGCTTAAAGCATTGAATGATTATCTGGTTGGATTTCAAGTGACCGATTTCGATCTGTATGTCGGCATCAGTTCCGGAAGTCTTTTAGCAGCGCCGCTGATGGGCGGGATCCCGCCGCATTCGATTCTGCGAAGTCTCGATGGGACGTCAAAACATTTCACGCAGTTGAGAGGATGGCACTATTATCGTCCGAATATAGATGAATTTATCGGTCGTCCCATTCGCTTTTTTCTCAAAGCAGCGAGTTGGATTCCGACACGAATGTTGCGGGTCCTGCAACATCCTTCTCTTGTGACAGCCTTCCCAAAAAATTTGCTGCTGTTTCTTCAAGCTCCTTCCCTTCAAAGGTACGATGATATGCTCAGTCCTTTATCGGACGTGCTCGGTCCCTTGAGTCTGACGTCATTTGTCGATCTTTTGCCTTCGGGACTTTTTGATAATCGTCCCATTGAACACTACATACGCACGAACATCGAACGAAATGGTCTGACCAATGATTTTAATGTTGCCGCTCAGATGACAGGGAAGCGTCTCTATATTTGTGCCATGACGCTCGATGGAGCGAAGCGCGTCATTTTTGGTCCTGGTGAAAATACCTCTGCCACGATTTCTGAAGCGGTGATGGCGTCAACTGCTATGCCGGGATTTTATCGTCCTGCCTCGATTCGTGGGATAGATTATGTTGACGGCGGAGTTCAAGAGACAGCAGATATCGACATTGCGATCAGAAAAGGAGCGCAGCTTCTCGTTTGTTACAATCCGTTTCGACCTTATGAACGCGAGCAATTTGTCGATGCGCATAAGCGACGAACTTACAAAGGAGATCTCGCTGCAGGGGGAATTTTCGGTGTGCTCAATCAAATCTTTCGCGCCGCTTTTCATGCGCGGCTTCGCATGGCGTTGAAACAGTTTGAACGCGACCCCTCTTTTAAGGGAGATATCATTCTCATCGAACCGCGACCAGATGACGTCGATTTTTTTATGCTCAATCCTTTTTCGTTACGACATTCTGTCAAAGCCGCGCAGCTCGGATTTACTTCAGTTCGCAATTCGATCGAAGAAAAATTTGAAGAGGTGAAAAAAATATTTGCGTCGTATGGCATTAAGATGAGCCGCGCGCGCGTGAATCGAGAATATGATCTGTTGAAAAGCAGATCAGCTGACGATGACAAAGTGCGAAAAGTATTAGAAGAAAGAAAATGATGAAGTCATACATGCTTGCCATTGCTTCCGGAATTCTGTTCTGGCTCGGATTTGCCGGTTTTCTTCATCCTGCTCTTTCATGGTTTGCTCTGGTTCCACTGCTTTTTGCACTCGAAAAGAAAACTCCCAAAACATCTCTTCTTCTGGGTTGGCTTGCGGGTCTCACAGCGCACATGATTGCGTATTACTGGATTCTCCACACCTTACGCGTTTTTGGCGAATTGAATCTCGCGGCCTCGTCTTTTGTGCATCTTCTTCTCTGTCTTGAGCAATCTCTTCAATTCGGGGCTTTCGCCCTCTTCTTGTCGTGGATGAGACGACATTCTACAAAGCCTGATATGTCATCCCTGCGCAGGCAGGGATCTCATGAGATTCCCGCTTTCGCGGGAATGACTCAACAGTCATTACTTTTTTTAGTACCGGTTGCATGGGTTGCTTCAGAATTTTTGTGGCCGCAACTTTTCCCTTCATATTTTGGGAACTCGCAGTTTGAATGGATCCCTTTCATTCAGATTGCTGATATTACCGGCATCCTCGGTTTGTCCGCGGTTCTGGCGCTGGTAAATGCAGCGATCTTTCTTTTTCTTCAACATTTTTTTCGTACGAAAAAATTTCTGTGGAAACCTCTTGTCATCGCGTTTGGAATCGTAAGCGTTGTTCTTGGTTATGGTTATTTTCGCCTTCCCATGATTCAGAAAGAGATTGCAGCAGCTCCAACATTATCAGTGGGGATGGCGCAAACGAACATCGGCATGAAAGAACGGTTCGATGATCCGCAAGGCGCGTATCATCGTTATCTGTCGATGTCGCATCATTTGCAGGAGAGAGGCGTAAGCCTCATGGTTTGGCCTGAGACAGCACTGCTCGATCCTTCACTTCGTGAAGAAGAGAAAAAAATTCCAGAAGGACTTTTTGAAGGCATTCAGACGCCGCTTCTTTTTGGCGCCCACGTGGAGCGCCAGACAAAAGTGAAGCATCATGAATATAATGCAGCGGTTTTGATGAATGCTGATCGTTCCATTG
Encoded proteins:
- a CDS encoding apolipoprotein N-acyltransferase is translated as MMKSYMLAIASGILFWLGFAGFLHPALSWFALVPLLFALEKKTPKTSLLLGWLAGLTAHMIAYYWILHTLRVFGELNLAASSFVHLLLCLEQSLQFGAFALFLSWMRRHSTKPDMSSLRRQGSHEIPAFAGMTQQSLLFLVPVAWVASEFLWPQLFPSYFGNSQFEWIPFIQIADITGILGLSAVLALVNAAIFLFLQHFFRTKKFLWKPLVIAFGIVSVVLGYGYFRLPMIQKEIAAAPTLSVGMAQTNIGMKERFDDPQGAYHRYLSMSHHLQERGVSLMVWPETALLDPSLREEEKKIPEGLFEGIQTPLLFGAHVERQTKVKHHEYNAAVLMNADRSIAGIYRKQKLLAFGDYIPLGTRFPILYEWIPNTGRFEPGDSDMPIVWNGISFGMSICYEDILPRLVRRGMKYAPDLFVNLTNDSWFGDTREPMIHLALATFRSVEQRRALVRSTNTGISAFVDPTGKIVARTEQYQPALLIHRVPLLKGKTFYMMFGDWIGYLSLALFVYFLIRRKRSSYQ